The genomic window TGTACCATTTCCTGTTTGTGCCGCTGACGCTGGGTATGGCGTTTTTGCTGGCCATCATGGAAACGGTTTATGTGCTGTCGGGTAAACAGATCTATAAAGATATGACCAAGTTCTGGGGCAAGTTGTTCGCTATCAACTTCGCCCTCGGCGTGGCTACTGGTCTTACCATGGAGTTCCAGTTCGGTACCAACTGGTCATACTTCTCCCATTATGTCGGCGATATCTTCGGCGCACCGCTGGCCATTGAAGGGTTGATGGCCTTTTTCCTTGAATCCACCTTCGTCGGCCTGTTCTTCTTTGGCTGGGATCGCCTGGGCAAAGTGCAGCATATGGCGGTGACCTGGCTGGTGGCGCTTGGCTCCAACTTGTCCGCGCTGTGGATCCTGGTGGCCAACGGCTGGATGCAAAATCCCATCGCGGCGGATTTCAACTACGAAACCATGCGTATGGAGATGGTCAGCTTCGCTGATCTGGTACTTAATCCGGTCGCGCAGGTGAAATTCGTGCATACCGTGGCCGCGGGTTACTGCACCGGCGCGATGTTTGTCCTCGGTATCAGCTCCTATTACCTGTTAAAAGGGCGCGATATCGCCTTCGCCAAACGCTCCTTCGCCATCGCCGCCTCCTTCGGCATGGCGGCGGTGCTGTCGGTCATCGTGCTGGGGGATGAATCCGGTTACGAGATGGGCGATGTGCAAAAAACCAAGCTGGCGGCGATCGAGGCGGAGTGGAACACCGAGCCGGCGCCGGCCTCCTTTACCCTGTTCGGTCTGCCGAATCAGGAAGATCAGACAAACCACTTCGCGGTGCGTATCCCTTATGCGCTGGGCATAATTGCGACCCGTTCCACCAATCGCCAGATTACCGGCCTGAAAGATCTGATGGCGCAGCATGAGGTGCGTATTCGTAACGGGATGAAGGCCTATAGCCTGCTGCAACAGTTACGCGAAGGCAGCACCGATCCTGCCGTGCGCGAAGCGTTCAACAACAGTAAGCAAGACCTGGGTTATGGACTGCTGCTGAAACGCTACACAGACGACATTACCCTGGCCAA from Sodalis glossinidius str. 'morsitans' includes these protein-coding regions:
- the cydA gene encoding cytochrome ubiquinol oxidase subunit I; the protein is MFDVVELSRLQFALTAMYHFLFVPLTLGMAFLLAIMETVYVLSGKQIYKDMTKFWGKLFAINFALGVATGLTMEFQFGTNWSYFSHYVGDIFGAPLAIEGLMAFFLESTFVGLFFFGWDRLGKVQHMAVTWLVALGSNLSALWILVANGWMQNPIAADFNYETMRMEMVSFADLVLNPVAQVKFVHTVAAGYCTGAMFVLGISSYYLLKGRDIAFAKRSFAIAASFGMAAVLSVIVLGDESGYEMGDVQKTKLAAIEAEWNTEPAPASFTLFGLPNQEDQTNHFAVRIPYALGIIATRSTNRQITGLKDLMAQHEVRIRNGMKAYSLLQQLREGSTDPAVREAFNNSKQDLGYGLLLKRYTDDITLANEQQVRQATSDSIPRVAPLYFSFRIMVGCGVLMLLLIAACFWTVLRNRIGQPRWLHRAMLYGIPLPWIAIESGWFIAEYGRQPWAIGEILPTSVANSTLTAGDILFSIGLICGLYTLFLVAEMYLMFKFARLGPSSLKTGNYHFEQSSISSVSAR